The window AGAGACTGGAGTATAAGTTCTTTAAAGTAGAACTTTTCCGGAATTTTTTGGTTTTCTCGTTTGAAAACAATTTTGGGTTCAAAAGGCTCGGCCTCGAACTCTATATACTTGGTTTTGCCATTAAATGCGTTTCCCATCTCAGAGACATTGTAAAAGGTTATTGTATCGGCTTGAAAATGTGTCTTTCTATAGCCACCTCTCAAAAGCAAGTTTTCAGCTACGTAAGAAAATTCAGGCCTGACCATTGGCTCATTAAATTCTCTCTCCTGTTTTAAGAACAGCCTGAAAGGAAAATAATATGTCCTTTTTGATCTGAAGGTTATCGGCGGCCAAGGAGGGAGATTCTCCGCGTTTTTGTAGGCAACTTTTTTAACAACTCGGTACAGGTTTCTGACTCTTGCTCCGTACAGAAAAGAGACATAATCTCCAACGTTTATGTCGAAAAATGTCCAGAGGCCATTTATACTGTTTGTAAAACCAGCAAGGGCGTATTCTATGCAGAGTTCTAGATTTCTTCTGTTTGAAAGGGATATTAAAAAGTAATCTGGCATCTTGGTTCACCCAACTGGAAGGTTATATGAGCAAGAATTTAACCCTTTCTTTAATTCCATCCAAACCCCTAAAAACCTTGGACACAATATCCACCCGGTGAATGTCAATGTCCTGGAAAGACAAGCTCGGCTTGGTTCACATCTACACCGGCAACGGGAAGGGAAAAACTACCGCGGCATTTGGCCTCGCCGTGAGAATGCTCGGCTCCGGCGGAAAGGTGATAATCCTCCAGTTCATGAAGGCTCCCGATGTGTACGGCGAGCAGAAGAAGATAGCGGAGTGCGGCGCGGTCATAGAGTCCTTCGGCCTGCCCAAGTTCGTCCACGGGAAGCCGGAGCCGGACGACATAGAGGCGGCCAAAAAAGCTCTCCAGCGCGCGAGGGAGGTAGTCTCAAGCGGCGAGTGGGATCTGGTGATCCTCGACGAAATCTGCGTCGCCCTCGGCTTCGGAATGCTCGACGTCGAGGAAGTCAAGGGGCTCATCAAGAACAAAGCGCCGCACACGGAGCTCGTCCTGACCGGCCGCTACTGCCCGGAGGAGCTCTTCGAGCTGGCCGACTACGTGACGGAGATGAGGGAAGTCAAGCATCCCTACCAGAGGGGGATTCTCGCGAGGAGGGGCGTTGAGTTCTGATCCCATCCCCCCATCCCCGATTTCGACGTTGACCGAAAAGCTTTTTAGTTAGGAAAGCTTAAGATAATCCGGGGAGGTTTTAGTAACAATTCTTTAGAAAAGGGGGTGATAGAATGAGCGAGCTCATCGGTCAGATCGTGCAGGTTCTCAAGGAGCAGGTCGTTCAGGACACCGTCGTTCCCAGGAACATCAGGCGCGCCGCCGAGCAGGCCATAGAGGCTCTCCTCGACGAGAGCAAGGAGCCGGCCGTTAGAGCGGCCGATGCCATAGCGATCCTCGAGGAGATAAGCGAGGACCCGAACATGCCTATGCACACGAGGACGATCATCTGGGAGGTCCTCGGTGCCCTTGAGCAGGTCAAGTGAGCGTTTTTCTTTTCCCGCTCATTTCCCTGCGTTTTCTGACGGAATAAAGGAACTGCAGGCTCACACTTTTCTGCCCATGTACCAGAGCTTCGCGCTCTCCTCGACGAGTTCGGCCTTGTAGAACGCCTCCCTGAGGGTTTTCCCCACGGTCACTATGCCGTGCCTGGCCATTATTGCTGCGTCTGAGTTCTGGAGGGCCTCCGAGGTGACATCCGCCAGCTCTTCAGTCCCAGCGGGCCTGAATGGAGCTATCGGGATTCTCCTCAGGTATATCTCGGCCTCGGGGGTTATTATCGGCAGTTCGCCCTCCACCAGCGTCGAGGCGACGATGGAATACGGTGGGTGCAGATGGGCGATGGCCCTGACGTCGGGCCTCGTTCTGTAAACCGCAAGGTGGAGCCTGTACTCCGACGACGGCCTCACCCCGGAGACCTGCCTTCCGCTCATGTCGATTACGGCGACCTGCTCGGCAGTCATGTCGTCCATCACCGCTCCGGTGGCCTTGATGAAGACGAGGTTTTCCCTCCTGATGCTCAGGTTTCCGCCAAAGGCGGCCGTGAGTCCCCTCTTGTGGGCCAGTCTGGAGTACTTCACCAGTTGGGTTTTGATTGCCCTGCTCATTCTTTCACCACCCTCACTCCATAGCCGCAGTCCCGGCAGTAGGCTTTCTCCACCTTCCAGGCGAGCTCTCCGCCGCATATCGGGCAGGTGTGGGGGTCGCCGTTTTCCCTCCACCTCGAGTAGGTCTCGCGGTCTATGACGAGGAAGAGCCCCTCCTCATCCTCCTCGAAGTGGCCGAGAACGGGGTTGCTCTCGGGCTCGAGGGTCTTTTCGTCTATGATTATCGGTTCTATCCCGATGTTGCCCTCGTACTCGAGGTCGTTGGCGGGCAGTATCTCCACGACGAAGGCACCCAGCTCCCTGTCCCTGTACGCTATGACCTCGAGGGCGTCGCTCAGCTCTCCGCTGGATGATATAACATCGATGACAGCGTTCTCTCCGCGCGGGAACGCGAGGACGACCAGGAACTTTGTCCTGTATATCGCCATCCCCCTGTCGAGACAGCTCTCCTCGAGGCCGAACTCTCTCATGAATTCCCTGATTTCGTCCCCCTCTGGAAGGCGGCCCTTCTCAAGTATGAGCCCGCCGATCCTCTTCGCAAGGGGCATCGCGAGCGTGACCGGTTCGTACAGCTTCATGCTCTCACCCCCACTAAATCAGGAGAAAAATTTATAAACCTACCCGGGGCACTATGGAACGGGCAGAGGTCCCGCGGTAGCCTAGCCTGGGAGCGGCGGCGGACTGTAGATCCGCAGGTCCCCGGTTCAAATCCGGGCCGCGGGACCACCAGAAACCTTCTCCTGTTCTGAATGTCCTGGACTGGGGCCCTCTCCCGGTTGTACGATTCTGAGCGGGTAGTTTTTGGCGTATTTAATGTATCCTGTGCGAAGGGTATCGAGAAAAACTTTTAACCTTTGGCGTGTTGTTAAACTCTGGTGTTTAAAATGGGGAAGGGGAGCTTTCTAACCGAGCAGCAGATTAAAATTCTCAGGCTCCGCGCCAGGGGCCTCAAACAGAGCGAGATAGCCGAGATGCTCGGAACGAGCCGGGCCAACATAAGCATCCTTGAGAGGCGCGCGCTTGACAAGATCGAGAAGGCCAGAAACACCCTTCTGATATGGGAGCAGATAAACTCCAAGATAAGCGTCGAGGTGAGGAAGGGTGAGGACATCTTCAACGTTCCGGAGAGGCTCTTCCTGAAGGCCGACGAGCTGAGGGTGAAGGTGCCGTACAGCACGGCGGAGATAATCGCCTTTCTCGTGGAGCACGCCCCGATAAGCGACAGGATAGCGAAGCGTGACTTCACGCTCTTCCTTGACGCCAAGGACAGGCTCAGGATAAGCGAGTGCCTACTTGAGGACTTCGATAAGGTGGGGAAGCAGGAGTGACGTGAAGACGCCGTTCAGAGCCATCGCCAGTCCGCTCACCGCTCCCGCGAGCTCATCGTCCAGTATTATCCTCGCCGTTCCAAGGCCGTGGGAGCTCACACCCATCGCCAGACCGCGTGCTATTCTGTCCCGTACCCCCGTCGCGCTCAGCAGCTCCGGCCCAACCGCGTTCCCCATTATCCCGGTGAGTATCACGAGGACCGCGGTTAAAGCTGGAATGCCCCCTATCTTCTCGCTTATGCCGATTGCTATGGCCGTGGTAACGCTCTTTGGGGCTATGCTGAGGAGGACCTCCTCGCTACCGCCGAGGAGCTGCGCGATGTAGAAGGCGCTGAGGATTGCAACCGTTCCGCCGACGGCTACTCCGAGCGCTATCTCCCTCGCGTAGGCCTTTATGGTCTCCCTGCCCTTGTAAACCGGAACGGCCAAACTCACCACCGCAGGCCCGAGGAGGAACTTGAGTATAACCGCGCTATCCATGTAGCTCCCGTAGGGGATTCCGAACCACTTAAGGATGACCGCTATCGTGATTATGGAGAGGAGAACCGGGTTGGTATAGAAGGCCCTTTTCCTGGCGTGAAGCTCCGAGAACAGGTAGAAGACCACCAGGGTGAGGGTTATTCCGAGCGGGTTCATTTCTCCTCCCTCCTGAGGAGTTCAACCGTCTTCGCTGTGACGACCAGCGTAATCAGGAAGCTCAGTATCAGGGCGACGAATATCGGCACCGCCTGGCTCTTTATCAGGCCGAGGTAGGTGACTATCCCGACGCCGGGAGGGATGAACATGACGCTCATGTTTCTGACGAACAGCTCGGCCTCGCCCTCCACCCACTCCAGTTTGATGGCACCTGTGAGCAGCGCTCCCAGGAGGAAGAGCATGCCGAGCACGCTCCCCGGAATCGTCAGGTTGAGGGCAAAGCCTGTGAACTCACCCAGGGCGTAGAAGCCGAATATTATCGCCAGTCCGCGGTAGGGCCTCATGCTCCAATCTAGGGTACCCGCATATAAAAGCATCCCGGGTGATGCGAAAGACCAATAAGCCCCTGCCGCGTAACACCATCGGTGATACCATGCTCATGAGGAACTACCGTTTTCCGGGTCGCTACGGTCCAGAATGGGGCAGCGGGGGAATATTCGGGCTGAAATATCACAACGGGATGCTCTACTTCACGCTGGCCTTTGAGGCGGAGGCGCACTTCATAGACCTCGGATGCGGGGAGGAGAAGGTTTACGACTTCACCCTCCTCGGAGACGCCCCGACCAGCGGTGGCGACACCTACAACGCGGTCGAGACGGTTGATGAGTTCATATACTTCGGCGGCTGGGTTCACGCACCGGCGGTTTACAGGGAGGAGGGGAGGATACTCTTCCACAACAAGTACTCCCACGTCCACGTCTACGACACCGAGAACGACTCCATAAGGCTCCTCTGGAAGGATTCCATCCACCACGAGACCGACTGGGCGGGAGAGGTGAGCGATATACTCTACGACCCCTACGGCGACAGGCTTCTCCTCGCGAGGGAGGACGGCCACGCCAACCTCGGCGTCTATGCCTTGGACAGAAGAACCGGAAAGGCCGAGGCGCTGATTCACGAGCCGGCCCCCAAGGGAACCACGGTTCACGATGCTGCCTTTTTCGGCGTTGGGAACAACTTCACCGGCGGTCTGAGGGAGTTCAGGGCCCTCGACCTGGTGGGAGGGGGATGGGAGACGTTCAAGCCCGGTGGAAGCGCTGATGGGCGGCCGTACATAAGGCCCGAGCTCGGGGCCATGGCCTCGGCGTACAACAGGGCCTTCGCCTTCGTCAGGGGAGGGGTTCTGGCAGGGAATCCCCTCATGGGCGAGGAGTTCAGGTTCTTCAGGCTCTTCGACTTCTACACCTTCTACGCCCCATTCAGGGTGAACGCGATAAACGTCGGCGGGGGCATTCTGACGGCATTCAACGCGCACCACGACGCGGTTTACAGGCCAGATTCCCGGGATGCCGGAATCGAGTGGGCCGCCACCAACACCGTCGTCGGGCCGAGCGTCCTCGTTTACGTTGCCCCGCCGATGGTCAGGATAGTCGGGGCATTCGGCGCCAGGGTGACGAGCATCGAGAAAGCCGGCGGAAGG of the Thermococcus sp. JdF3 genome contains:
- the cobO gene encoding cob(I)yrinic acid a,c-diamide adenosyltransferase; translation: MSWKDKLGLVHIYTGNGKGKTTAAFGLAVRMLGSGGKVIILQFMKAPDVYGEQKKIAECGAVIESFGLPKFVHGKPEPDDIEAAKKALQRAREVVSSGEWDLVILDEICVALGFGMLDVEEVKGLIKNKAPHTELVLTGRYCPEELFELADYVTEMREVKHPYQRGILARRGVEF
- a CDS encoding UPF0147 family protein; its protein translation is MSELIGQIVQVLKEQVVQDTVVPRNIRRAAEQAIEALLDESKEPAVRAADAIAILEEISEDPNMPMHTRTIIWEVLGALEQVK
- a CDS encoding aldolase; the protein is MSRAIKTQLVKYSRLAHKRGLTAAFGGNLSIRRENLVFIKATGAVMDDMTAEQVAVIDMSGRQVSGVRPSSEYRLHLAVYRTRPDVRAIAHLHPPYSIVASTLVEGELPIITPEAEIYLRRIPIAPFRPAGTEELADVTSEALQNSDAAIMARHGIVTVGKTLREAFYKAELVEESAKLWYMGRKV
- a CDS encoding transposase, which produces MKLYEPVTLAMPLAKRIGGLILEKGRLPEGDEIREFMREFGLEESCLDRGMAIYRTKFLVVLAFPRGENAVIDVISSSGELSDALEVIAYRDRELGAFVVEILPANDLEYEGNIGIEPIIIDEKTLEPESNPVLGHFEEDEEGLFLVIDRETYSRWRENGDPHTCPICGGELAWKVEKAYCRDCGYGVRVVKE
- a CDS encoding Tfx family DNA-binding protein, which produces MGKGSFLTEQQIKILRLRARGLKQSEIAEMLGTSRANISILERRALDKIEKARNTLLIWEQINSKISVEVRKGEDIFNVPERLFLKADELRVKVPYSTAEIIAFLVEHAPISDRIAKRDFTLFLDAKDRLRISECLLEDFDKVGKQE
- a CDS encoding CidB/LrgB family autolysis modulator — translated: MNPLGITLTLVVFYLFSELHARKRAFYTNPVLLSIITIAVILKWFGIPYGSYMDSAVILKFLLGPAVVSLAVPVYKGRETIKAYAREIALGVAVGGTVAILSAFYIAQLLGGSEEVLLSIAPKSVTTAIAIGISEKIGGIPALTAVLVILTGIMGNAVGPELLSATGVRDRIARGLAMGVSSHGLGTARIILDDELAGAVSGLAMALNGVFTSLLLPHLIEVLK
- a CDS encoding CidA/LrgA family protein produces the protein MRPYRGLAIIFGFYALGEFTGFALNLTIPGSVLGMLFLLGALLTGAIKLEWVEGEAELFVRNMSVMFIPPGVGIVTYLGLIKSQAVPIFVALILSFLITLVVTAKTVELLRREEK
- a CDS encoding DUF2139 domain-containing protein; this translates as MLMRNYRFPGRYGPEWGSGGIFGLKYHNGMLYFTLAFEAEAHFIDLGCGEEKVYDFTLLGDAPTSGGDTYNAVETVDEFIYFGGWVHAPAVYREEGRILFHNKYSHVHVYDTENDSIRLLWKDSIHHETDWAGEVSDILYDPYGDRLLLAREDGHANLGVYALDRRTGKAEALIHEPAPKGTTVHDAAFFGVGNNFTGGLREFRALDLVGGGWETFKPGGSADGRPYIRPELGAMASAYNRAFAFVRGGVLAGNPLMGEEFRFFRLFDFYTFYAPFRVNAINVGGGILTAFNAHHDAVYRPDSRDAGIEWAATNTVVGPSVLVYVAPPMVRIVGAFGARVTSIEKAGGRLLVATNTAPNTGATEATPFDTGNRDIVVLDERIIQERPPAVSFSLPLALPSAAKGLGAGTFGGIPLDGYREPRMVLHLSGDNRLTVYEYDLSLPAGEAVAERFDVRAGKNILELDSFSGIVSFELEKGDMKGKLRIELR